TCGGCGACGCCGGGCGCGTCCGCCTGCACGTAGTGGCCGTGGTTGGGGGAGCCGACCATGTCGAAGTTGAGGTACAGCGCGATGTCGTCCCGTTCGTCCGGCGACAGGCCCTTCACGTAGTGCTTCGCGCCGAGCAGCCCCAGCTCCTCGGCCGACCACAGCGCGAACCGCACCGTGTGCGGGTGCCGCCCCGCCGGGCCGCCGGCCTCGGCCAGCCGCAGGGCGGTCTCAAGGACGGCGGCGGAGCCCGAGCCGTTGTCGTTGATGCCCGGCCCCTCGGGGACGGAGTCGAGGTGGGCGCCGGCCAGTACCACGCGGGAGCCGTCGCCGCCCGGGGTCTCCGCGATGACGTTGACGGTGGTCCGTTCCTCGGACAGCTCGGTCAGTTCCAGCCGCAGCCGCACCTCGTGCCCCGAGGCGAGCGCCGCGGCCAGTTCCGCGCCGTCCTCGCGCGTGATGCCGCCGGTCGGCAGGGTGTCGGGGTCGGGGCCGCCGAGGGTGCCGGAGAGCGTGCCGGGCACGTTGTTGCGGATGAGCACGGCGGCGGCGCCCGCGGCCCTGGCGTTCGCCTCCTTGGCGGCGAAGGTGCAGCCGCCGCGCTCGACGAGCGCGATCCGGCCGGGCGCGTCCGGGCCGAACCGGGCCGCCTCGCAGCCGTCGCCCGCGTCGGCGAGGCGGGCGGTCAGGCCGCCGTCCTGGGTGTTCCCGGTGTGGGAGAACGCGCGCACCGGCACGTCCCGCGGCTCGCCGTCGAGGCGGGTCAGCCGCTCCGTGACCGGCTCGCGGTAGGGGAACGTGAAGCGCTGGTACGTGACGCGGTAGCCGGCCCGGGCGAGCAGCGTTCCGGCGTAGCGGGCCGACCGCTCGTGGCCGGGGGTGCCGGCCGCGCGGTTGCCGTCGTTCGCGTCGGCGATGCGTTGGAACGCCTCAAGGTGCCGCCACGCGCCCGCGGCTCCGGTGCGTTCCACGAGCGCGCGGGCCAGGGCGCCCGACCGGTCGTGCGCCGTTTCGGGCTCCGGCGTGCGCTCAGGGGCGGCGAGCGCCGCCGGGGTGAGCACCGCTGTGACCAGCAGCGCGAGCAGGGCGAGGGGGACGAGCGGGGCGGCTCTGCCAGTGCGAAACGTCACAAAACGGGACTTTATCCCCCGCGAACTTCAGATGGGAGGATTGTCGGAGTGAAGGCGGGTGTGGCCGCCTTCCGCCGTCCGGGATCATCGTGACCGGACGCGTGTTCCATTCGGAAGTTCGATGATGCGAAGGCTGGCGTTGTGGGCGGAGTGATCACCGGCTTCGCCAGCATCGCCACCGTCATCGCCGTCGGGTACCTCATCGGCCGGCGCGGCTCGCTCGGCGAGAACGGGCGCGAGGTGCTGACCCGGCTCGGCTTCCACGTCGCGAGCCCCGCGCTGCTGTTCGTCACGCTCGCCGGGGCCGACCTCTCGTTGATCTTCTCGCCCTCCCTGCTGGTGACGGCCCTCACCACCCTCGCGATCGCGGGCGTGTTCATCGCGGTGGGCGCGGTGCGGCGCTGGGGCGTGGGCCGCACCACCGTCGGCGCGCTGTGCGCCTCGTACGTCAACGCGGGCAACCTCGGCATCCCGATCGCCGTCTATGTGCTCGGCGACGCCTCGCTCGTCGCGCCCGTCCTGCTCTTCCAGCAGCTGCTGCTGACGCCGGTCGCGCTCACCGTCCTCGACCTGACCGCCGAGGGCGGCAGTCGGCGCACGCCGTGGCAGCGGGTCACGACCCCGTTCCGCAACCCCCTCGTCATCGGCTCGCTCGGCGGCGTCGCGGTCTCCGCGTCCGGCTTGACCCCGCCGGACGCGCTCCTCGAACCGGTCGTGCTCATCGGCAACATGGCGGTGCCCGCCGTCCTGCTCGCGTTCGGCATCTCGCTGCACGGCAGCACCCCGCCGGGGCGCGGCGCCGAGCGCGGCCCCGTGCTGCTCGCGGTGGCCCTCAAGTCCGTCGTCCAGCCGCTGCTCGCGTGGGCGGTCGCGGCGCTGCTGTTCCGCCTGGATACGGCGGAGCAGCTGAACGTGGTGGTGATCGCCGCGCTGCCCGCGGCGCAGAACATCTTCACGTACGCGTCGCGCTACGACGTGGCCGTCCGCCTGGCGCGCGAGGCGATCCTGCTCTCCACGCTGCTGGCCGTGCCCGTGCTCACCCTCGTCGCGGCGCTGCTCGGCTGAGGCCCCGGCCCGCCGGGCGGCGCCCGGCGGCCTCAGGCCGGCAGCGCGTGGCGCGCGAGCAGCGCGGCCACCACGATGCCGAGCGCGGCGGCCGGGTAGAGGCTCGCCCGGTTGAACAGCGCCATCGCGTGCTCGGGGCCCGGCGCGCGCAGCAGCCGCAGCCCGGGCGCGATGAGCGCCCAGCCGCTGAGCGCGAGCATCGCGCACGTCGCCGCGGGACCGAGCAGCCCGTGCGCGGGCCACACCCCGAGCAACATCCCCGCCCCCGCGACGGCGGCCACCGCGAGGGAGCCGAACGTCAGCGCCGCGCTCACGCGCGGTCCGTGCCGCAGGGGAACGGTGCGCACACCCAGGTGCACGTCCTCCTCGACATCGGCCCAGTCGTTCACGATGTTGCGCCCGCCGATCTCCCACGCCGCCAGCCACACGCAGAACAGCCACAGCACCGGCCGGTCCACCGCGGGCGTCATCGCGAACCAGCCGAGGCAGCCGCCGCACGCCACCAGCACGCCGGTCAGCAGGAACTTCCACTCCGTCACCCGGGCCAGCACGCAGTAGAGCGCTTCGAGCAGGGCCGCGACGACGAGCAGCACGGCGCACACCCAGTGCAGCAGGGCCCAGAGCACCAGGGACACCGAGCCGAGCAGGGCCACCCAGGCCACGCCGGCGGCCAGGCTCAGGCGCCCCTGGGCCAACGGGTGCCGCCCGCCCGCGCCGTCGATGTCGAAACCCTCGTACGCCCGCAGGCAGGCGAACCGTTCGCGGTCGAGCCTGGCGTCGATCAGGTCGTTCGCGGCGAACACCGCGAAGTACCCGGCCACGCACGCGACCAGGCACAGCGCGAGCCGGCCCGGCGGCGGGTCCGGGTCGGCGAGCAGCGCGCCGAGCAGCGGCTGCGCCACGCTCAGCGTCGCCTGCGTGCCGCGCGAGAACCCCCACAGGGCGCGGGCCAGCTGCCATGCGCCCTCCGGGGCGCCGTCCCGCGCCGGGCGGTCGGCGCCGTCCCGCGCGCGGGTGGGCGCCGGGCGGTCAGTCGAGAGCGCCACCGGCGTTCCCCTCGTCCTCGCGGCCGGACTCGCGGCCCGACTCGCGGCCGGAACCGACGTAGGCGTGGGCGAACGCGGCGGCGTGCGGGCCGCCCTCGGCCAGCCGCTCCAGCGCGGCCAGCCGCAGCCGCAGGCCGAAACCGGGATCGGCCGCCTCGTCCGCCGACAGGTGCAGCAGCCGCAGCAGCCGGTCGGAGAACTCCTGAACGCGCCACACGTCCGGCAGCCGCCGCGCGCCGTAGCCGTCGAGCACCGCGGGTCCGTCGAGCACCGCGGGTCCGTCGAGCGCCGCGCGTCCGCCGTGCGCCGCGAGCCCGTCGCCGCGCCCGCCGTGGTGGCGGGCCAGGGCGTCCGCCAGTTCGACGGCGTCCGCGATCGCCAGGTTCATGCCCTTGGCGCCCGAGGGCGTCACCACGTGCGCCGCGTCCCCGGCGAGCAGCAGCGGCCCGAACCGCATCGGCTCGGTGACCTGGCTGTGCATCGTCAGCACGCGCGTCTCCGTGAAGCCCGCGATGCGCGGCAGCTCGACGGGCGCGAGCCGGGCGCGCAACTCGGCGTGCACGCGGCGCGCGGGCCAGGCCGCCGCCTTGTCGCCCGGCGGGCACTGGAGGTAGAAGCGGCTCGTGTGCGCGGTGCGCGGCGCCATCGCGGCGAAGCCCTCGGCCGACACGCCGTACACGACCCCATCGGCCGGCCGGTCGACCTCCGCGAGCACGGTCAGCCAGTCGTACGGGTAGCGCCTTCTGGCCACCCGTGCGCCGGGCGGCAGCGCCCCGCGCGTGGCGCCGCGGAAGCCGTCGCAGCCGACGACGTGCTCGCAGCGGATCTCCACAGGGCCGCGTTCCCCGGCGCACACGAGCCGGGGCGGACCCGCCCCCGTGCCGGGCGGTGAGGTCACCGCGGTGCCGAACAGCGGGGCGCGCCCGGCCCGTTCGAGCGCGGCGACGAGGTCGCGCACCAGAAGCTGCTGCGGGTACACGACGTGCGCGCACCCGCCGGTGAGCGCTTCGTAGTCGACGCGGACCGTTCGCCCCAGGCACACGAAGTCGCACCAGCCGTGCCGCTGGCCGCCGGCGAGCAGGCCGTCGGCGAGGCCGTGGCGGCGCAGCGCCCGCACGGTCCTGTGTTCGATCAGCCCGGCGCGGGAGCGGGACTCCACGTGCGCGCGCGAGCGCCGTTCCACGACGACGCAGTCGACGCCGGAACGGGTCAGCAGGTTGGCGAGGACGAGTCCCGCGGGGCCCGCGCCGACGATGGCCACCTGGGTGCGCAGTCGCCGCACGACGGGGCCGCTCACGTGGCCGGCACGGCGGCCGGGTTGAACAGTTCGTCGATCAGGGCGAACGGCTCCTCGCCGTGCCAGACGACGTACGTCTTGTAGCACGCGGTGAGGTCGCGCCCGCCCTCGCCCTGCCAGGGCCTGCGGCCCACGCAGAGCAGCGTGCGGCGGTGCCCGGTCCCCGCCGCGTGCAGCGCGGGCCCGAGCGGGATGGACGTGCTGGTCAGGCAGGGTTCGATGCCGGGAGCCAGGCCGATGCGCGCGACCACGTGGTTGACCGAGAGGGCGAGGCCGTCGCGCCGCGTGGTGGCCGAGTACCGCACCAGGACCTCCGCGTCCCGGTCCGTCCGCAGCAGCGCGGACACGCCGTCCCCGGCGTCCTCGGCGCGGGCTCGTAACTGCGCGAGACAGTGCAGGCGCAACGATTCGCCTGCCAGGGCTTCGAGCAGCGTGGTGGTCAGTCCCTCGCTGCTGAGCAGCATGCGGGTCGCGGGCGAGGCGAAGCCGCGCACGCGCCGGCGCGGATCGGCGTCCCCGCCGAGCGCGGAGCCGAAGATGGCGTCGAGGGGCACGTCGAGCGGCACGTCGAGGGGGAACGCGAGCGGCAGCGGCTCGCGCGGCGGCGCGGCCCGCGGGAGCGGATCCCGTGGGACCTGGGTGGAAGGGGCAAGAACCGACATGTGATCTCTCCTCACCGGCGGGCGTCCTTGAGTGCCAACGCGCGGCGGCGTGGTCAGGTCACGGCCCGGTCACCGCCGCCGGAGCGCCGGCGGGCACAATCCACCCCATGGCCTCCGCACCCAAGCCGCCGCGCGGGCCGGGCGCGCCGTCCGGCGCCCCCGGCCCGCCCCGGACGTTCGACGCGCTCGCCGACCTGCTCCGCGAGCGCCGCGCCGCGCTCACCCGCGCGCAACGGCTGCTCGCCGACCGGGTGCTGGCCGACCCGGAGGGGGTCGCCTTCATGACCGTGTCCGAGCTGGCGGCGGCCGTCGGGGTGAACGAGGCCACGGTGGTGCGTTTCGCCTCGGGTCTCGGCCTCGACGGCTTCCCCGGCCTGAGCCGGCTGTGCCGCGAGCGGCTGCGGGAACAGGCCCAGCTGCTGCGCCGGTTCCGCGCCCTCGAACAGCTCGGCGGCGAGGGCGCGTCGAGCCTGCTCGACGGCGCCGCCGCCCTCGACCGCGCCAACATCGCGCGCACGTTCGCCCGGGTCGACGAGGCGACGTTCGGGGCGGCGGCCGAGGCGATGGCGCGTGCGCCGCGCGTGCACGTGCTCGGCCTGCGCAAGTGCCACGCGCCCGCGTACCTGCTCGGCTACCTGCTGGGGATGGTGCGCGACGACGTCGCGACGCTCACCGGCGCGTCGGGCGCGCTCACCGACGAGCTGCGGCGGGTCAGGGAGGGCGACTGCTTCGTGGCGCTCTCCATCCACCGCTACGCCGCGGACACCGTGCGGGCGGCGGCCTGGGCGCGCGAACGCGGCGCGCGCTGCGTCGCGCTCACGGACAACCCGGCGTCGCCGCTCGCGGCCTCGACCGAGCACGTGTTCTACGTGGAGGCGGCGGGGCCCTCGGTGCTGCGGTCGCTGACGGCGTTCACGTCCCTGGTCCAGGCGCTGGCGGCCGAGGTCGCGCGGATGCGCGGCGCCGATGTGCGGTCGGCGCTGCGCGCCGAGGAGGAGCTGTTTGAGCGGTTCGGCGTGTACGACGCCGAGCCGCCGTCCCCGCGCTGAGGGCGGGCTCCGGCGGAACGCCCGTTGCGATGGGCGTGTCGGTCGTGATTCTCCTGTCGGTCGTACCGGTCACGGACGGGCCGGGGGCGCGGTGAGCGCGGCGAGCGCCGTGCGCAGCCGGTCGAGCGCGTCGGCGATCCAGGGCAGGCCGAGCGGGTCGTCGGCGCGCAGCGCCCGCCACCGTTCCGCCTCGGTCTCGCCGTAGAGCAGGCTCGTGGCGACGCGGAACCGCAGGGCGCCGGGCTCGTCGCCGAACGCCTCGCCCGGCAGCACGCCCACCCCGTGCTCGTCGAGCAGCGCGGCGGCGAGCGCCGCCGAGCCGTCGACGCCGCGGGCGGCGAGGCCGGCCCGCAGCGGCGCGAGGTCCGGGTACAGGTAGAAGCCGGCCTCCGGCGGGCGGCACAGGGCGCCCGCTTCGGTGAACGCGGCGTGCGCCGCCCGGACGACGGCCGCGTGCAGGCGGCGGGCCGCGGCGACGTGCGCGAGGACGGCGGGCGGGTCGTCGAAAACGTACGCGGCGGCGGCCTGCGTCGGCGCGGCGGCGCTCGACCAGATCTCGCTCGCCACGCCCGTCAGCCCGGCCAGCAGCTCCTCGCCCCAGGGCCCGGCGGGAACGCGCGCGAACCCGATCCGCCAGCCGCCGAGCGCCAGCGACTTGCTCAGGCCGCCGGTCACCACGGTCCTCGCGGGCAGCCACGCGGCCGGGCTCACGGGCGGCGGCGTGCCGTCGTGGACCAGCTCGCCGTAGATCTCGTCGGCGATCACGGCGAGCCCGTGCCGTTCGGCCAGCTCGCACACGGCCCGCACGTGCTCGGCGCGGGCGACGGTGCCGGTCGGGTTGTCGGGAACGGTCAGCACCAGCACGCCGGGGCGCTCCTCGCGCAGCACGCGCGCCAGCCGCTCGGGTTCTGGCACGCCGCCGGCCTCGGGCGGCACGGGAACGCCGATGACGCGCTTGCCGGCCAGCGCGCTCTGCGCGGCGTAGCTCACCCAGGCGGGCGACGGCAGGACGACGTCGCCGGGGAGGGTGGCGAGCAGCGCGTACAGCAGCGGCTTGCTGCCCGGCCCGAGCACCACCTGACCGGCCGAGGTCGGCAGGCCGCGCCGCGTGAACCACCCGGCGGCGGCGCGCCGCGCCTCGGGCGAGCCGGCCACCGGGCCGTACCCGTTCCGCCCGGCCGCGTCCCGCAGGGCGGCGGCCACCTCATCGGGGACGGGCAGGCCCGCCTCGCCGAAGCCGAGGTGCAGGACGCGCTGCCCGGCGGCCTTCCTCGCGCGCAGCGTCTCGTCGATGGCCAGGGTCGCGGAGTGTCTCACCATGCGGCAATGTCTACTGCATGGTCGGGGCTCTGTGCAATATTCCTTGCATGCGAGCCGGGCCGCGCGGCGTCCCCCGCGGTTGCGGGCCCGGCCGGCCGCGCCAAACATGGCGGCAGGGGGACCGGCCGGGCAACGGACCACGGGAGGACCGCATGACCCTGCGCTGCCTGGTGACCGGCGCCACGGGCTATCTCGGCGGCCGGCTCGTGCCCGAGCTGCTCGCGGCCGGGCACACCGTCCGCTGCCTGGCCCGCACGCCCGCGCGGCTGAACGACCGCCCGTGGGCCGACCGGGTCGAGGCCGTGCGCGGCGACGTCACCGACCCGGCCTCGGTGCGTTCCGCGCTCGAAGGCATCGAGGTCGCCTACTACCTGGTGCACGCGCTCGGGGGGCGCGGCGCGTTCGAGGAGATCGACCGCGAGGCGGCGCACGTGTTCGCCGCCGCGGCGCGCGACGCGGGCGTCCGCCGCCTGGTCTACGCCGGGGCGCTCACGCCCGAGGGCGTTCCGGAGCGGGAGCTGTCGCCGCACCTGAGGTCCCGCGCCGAGGTCGGGCACATCCTGCTGGACTCGGGCGTGCCGACGGCGGTGCTCCGCGCCGCCGTCGTCATCGGCTCGGGCTCCGCGTCGTTCGAGATGCTGCGCCAGCTCGGGGAACGCCTTCCCGTCATGGTCACCCCGCGCTGGGTCCGCACCCGCGTGCAGCCGGTCGCCGTCCGCGACATGCTGCGGGTCCTGGCCGGCAGCGCCGAGCTGCCCGCCGACGTCAACCGCGCGTTCGACGTCGGCGGCCCCGACGTGGTGACGTACGAGACGATGCTGCGCCGCTACGCGGTCAGGGCCGGGCTGCGCAGGCGGCTGATCGTTCCGGTGCCGGTGCTCACGCCCGGTCTTTCCAGCCTGTGGGTCGGTCTCGTCACCCCGCTGCCCGGCCGGCTGGCCCGTCCGCTGGTGGAGTCGCTGCGCCACGAAGTGGTGTGCCGCGAACGGGACATCGAACGGTACGTTCCCCCGCCGCCCGGCGCACCGCTCGGCCTGGACGCCGCACTCGACGCGGCCCTCGACACCACCTCGGGCCCCACCCCCGACCTCTCCCGCGACCGGGCCAGGGCGCGGGCGCGGGAGAGGCCGGGGGAGAGGCCGGGGAGCAGGGAACGCGAGCGGGAGCGGGAGGTGGAGTCCGTTCCCGGCGGGTCCCGGGACCGCGCCCCGGCCGACGCGGCGGCGGGGCCGTTGCCGAGCGACCCGGCGTGGGCGGGCGGCAGCCTGTACACCGACCGGCGCGAGCGCGCCGTCGACACCTCGCCCGAGGCGCTGTGGCGCGTCGTCGAGGGGATCGGCGGCGAGAACGGCTGGTACTCCTCGCCGGTGGCCTGGGCCGTGCGCGGCTGGCTCGACAGCCTCGTGGGCGGCGGCGGCCTGCGACGCGGCAGGCGCGACGCGGCGCGCCTGCGGGTCGGGGACGCGCTCGACTTCTGGCGCGTGGAGGCGCTCGAACCCGAACGCCTGCTGCGGCTGCGCGGCGAGATGCGCGTGCCGGGCACCGCGTGGCTTGAGCTGTGTGTCGACCGGGACGACGAGGGCCGCACGGTGTACCGTCAGCGGGCCCTGTTCCACCCGCGCGGCCTGGCGGGGCACGCCTACTGGTGGGCGGTGGCCCCGTTCCACGCCTGGGTCTTCGGGGGCATGGTCCGCACCATCACGAGCACCGCGCAGGCGGAGGGGTGAGTCCGCGATGAGCCGGGACCGCGAACGTGCGCAGCACGAGGGCGCCAAGGGCGGCAGGGGCGGCAGTGGTGCGAAACACGACGGCGTGAACGGCGCGAACGGCGCGCGGGCCGTGTCCGTCGCGCTGTTCACCGCCGACCTGCGCCTGCGCGACAACCCGGTGCTGCACGGCGCGCTGCGGGACGCCCCCGAGGTGGTGCCGCTGTTCGTCGTCGACGACGGGGTGCGCGCGGCCGGGTTCCGCGTGCCCAACCGGGCGGCGTTCCTCGCCGACTGCCTGGCCGACCTCGACGCCGCGCTGCGCGAGCGCGGCGGGCGGCTCGTCGTCGCGCGCGGCGACGTCGTCGCCGAGACGTGCCGCGTCGCGGCTGCCGTCGGCGCGGCGACGGTGCACCTCGCCGCCGACGTCAGCGGCTACGCGGCGCGCCGCGAGGAGCGGCTGCGTGCCGCGCTCGCCGCCGACGGGCGGCGGCTGACCGTGCACGACGCGACGGTCACGGCCGTGCCGCCCGGCGTGATCGCGCCGCAGGGCAAGGACCACTTCGCGGTGTTCTCGCCGTACTTCAGGCGCTGGGACGCCATGTCGCTGCGCGACGTGCTGCGCGCGCCGCGCACGGTGCGCGTGCCCGAGGTGCGGTCCGCGCGCCTGCCCGCGGCCTCGGACCTGGCGTCGGGCACGCCGTCACCGGGCCTGCCCGAGGGCGGCGAGTCCGCGGCGCGGCGGCGGCTGCGCGCGTGGGAGCGCGGACCGCTGGACGCGTACGCTGACCGGCACGACGACCTGGCGGGGGACGGCACCTCGCGCCTCTCGCCCTACCTGCACTTCGGCTGCGTCTCCGCGAACGAACTCGTGCACCGCTCCCGGCGGCACGGCGGCGCGGGCGCGGACGCGTTCGTCCGGCAACTGGCCTGGCGCGACTTCCACCACCAGGTGCTCGCCGCCCGCCCGGACGCCGCGCACCGCGACTACCGCGACCGGCGGAGCGAGCCGTGGCGGAACGCCGACGCCCTCGCGGACGCCGTCACGGCGTGGCGCGAGGGCAGGACCGGTTTCCCCATCGTGGACGCGGCGATGCGGCAACTCGCGCACGAGGGCTGGATGCACAACCGCGGCCGGCTGCTCGTGGCGAGCTTCCTGACCAAGACGCTGAACGTGCACTGGCGGGTGGGGGCGCGGCACTTCCTCGACCTGCTCGTGGACGGCGACCTGGCGAACAACCAGCTCAACTGGCAGTGGGTGGCGGGCACAGGCAACGACACGCGCCCCAACCGGGTGCTGAACCCGTTGAGCCAGGCCCGCCGTTTCGACCCGCGCGGGGACTACGTGCGCCGGTGGGTGCCGGAGCTGGCCGGGGTCGAGGGCCGGGCCGTGCACCGCCCGTGGCGGCTGGACGCGGACCTCGACTACCCGGACCCGATCGTCGAGCCCTGGTGAGGACGCGGCTCGGGCGAGGCCGCGACCCCGGTGGGCCCGGGCGGCGCCGTCGCGCTGCTCCCCCCGGGTGGTGTCCTGGCCCGGCGGGCCTCGCGGGGGGCGTGGCGGGGCATGTCTGCGGTTCCCGCTTTCCCCACGCACCGCCGGAGGTACCCATGGCGACGGGTTCGATCATCTTCAGGTCGGCCGACGGCCGAACGCAGGTCATCGACGAGCCGGAGAACGGCGGCCGGTTCCCGCTCGGGGAGGCCGGGCTGCTGGAGAACAACACGGACCGCGAACTGCGGCTCATCCCGCCGGCCGGGCAGGGGGACCCCGCCGTGCTCCAGCCCGGCGGCAGCGCGCAGATCGAGGCGGGCTCGGCCGTCCACGTGGTCTGAGGCCCGGCCGCCGAACGCCTGCCGCCCGCCGCCGAACGCCCGCCGGCTACGCCCCGGGCGCGCCCGAGGCCGCGAGCACGTCGTGCCCGACGTCCTCCCGGTCGGCCGCGTCGAGCACCGCGTCGAGCAGCCCGGGGAACCGGGCGTCGAGGTCGGCGCGGCGCAGTTCGACGAAGCACCGCGTGCCCTCCTGCCTGGTCCGCGTGATGCCCGCGTCGCGCAGCACCCGCAGGTGGTGGCTGAGCGTGGACTTGGCGACGGGCGCGCGCAGGTCGCCCCAGGCCCGTTCCGCGCCGTCGGACAGCAGGCGGACGAGCCCGATCCTGACCGGGTCGCTCAGCGCGGACATCGCCGCGATCAGCGTCATCTCGCCGGTGCTCGGGTGCCGCACATCTCGCATGGACACGATGATACGTTCGTTCTATGTTCGTCGAACATCGAACGAAGGGTGACGCCTTGTCCCAGCACTCCCCGGCCCCCGGCCGGTTCCACCAGCGCGTCACGATCGTCACGGGCGCGGGGTCCGGCATCGGCCGGGCCGCCGCCCTCGCCCTCGCGGCCGAGGGGGCCCACGTGCTCGGCGTCGGCCGCCGGCCGGGACCGCTGGAGGAGACCGCCCGCGCCCACCCGGGCATCGTCGCCTTCCCGGCGGACATCCGCGCCCCCGGCGCCGCTGAGGCGGTCGTCGGCGCGGCGGTGGACCGCTGGGGCCGGATCGACGTCCTGGTCAACAACGCGGGCGGCATGGACGCCATGACCCTGCCCGAGGTGACGGCCGAGCGGGTGGCGCGGATGTTCGACCTGAACGTGATCGCCCCCAGCCTCCTCGCCCGCGCCGCCCTGCCGCACCTGCGGGAGACGCGCGGCTCGATACTCAACGTCTCCAGCATCTACGGTCACCGGCCGGGTGCCGGGGTGTCCCACTACGCGGCCTCCAAGAGCGCGCTCGAACAGCTCACGCGCTCCTGGGCGCTCGAACTGGCCGGAGAGGGCGTCCGCGTCAACGCCCTGGCGCCGGGGCCGACCGAGAGCGAGGCGCTGCACGCCGCCGGGCTGCCCGAGGAGGTCATCGCGGCGGTCAAGGCCGAGGAGGCCGCCCGCATCCCGCTCGGCCGGCGCGGCGAGCCGGAGGAGGTCGCCGCGTGGCTGCTCCACCTCGCCGATCCGGCCGCCACGTGGTTCACCGGCCAGGTCCTCGCCGTCGACGGCGGGCTCAACCTGACCTGACGAACGCCCGACCCGGCCTGAAGAAACGCCCGACCCGGCGCACGCCGGGTCAGGGCAGCACGATGCGCTCGACGGCGGCCTGCACCAGGCGTTCGCGCTCGTCCTCGGAGTACAGGTCCGGCAGCGTGAGCTGTTCGAGGATGAGCCAGTTCAGCGTCAGCATCAGGAGCCGGACGGCGGTCGCGTCCCCCGGCAGCCCGGATGCCTCGTGGTACGCGACGTTGGCGTCGGCGTCCGCGCGGACGCGCGC
Above is a genomic segment from Streptomyces marincola containing:
- a CDS encoding M20/M25/M40 family metallo-hydrolase, translating into MTFRTGRAAPLVPLALLALLVTAVLTPAALAAPERTPEPETAHDRSGALARALVERTGAAGAWRHLEAFQRIADANDGNRAAGTPGHERSARYAGTLLARAGYRVTYQRFTFPYREPVTERLTRLDGEPRDVPVRAFSHTGNTQDGGLTARLADAGDGCEAARFGPDAPGRIALVERGGCTFAAKEANARAAGAAAVLIRNNVPGTLSGTLGGPDPDTLPTGGITREDGAELAAALASGHEVRLRLELTELSEERTTVNVIAETPGGDGSRVVLAGAHLDSVPEGPGINDNGSGSAAVLETALRLAEAGGPAGRHPHTVRFALWSAEELGLLGAKHYVKGLSPDERDDIALYLNFDMVGSPNHGHYVQADAPGVAEELTAFLRARGEEAERLPFDGRSDYAPFVAVGIPAAGTFTGAEAVKTPAQARLWGGTAGAPHDPCYHAACDRLDNVGRAAFDTHVKVVAHAVGTYAWRAPSAASAPDAPAGG
- a CDS encoding AEC family transporter; protein product: MGGVITGFASIATVIAVGYLIGRRGSLGENGREVLTRLGFHVASPALLFVTLAGADLSLIFSPSLLVTALTTLAIAGVFIAVGAVRRWGVGRTTVGALCASYVNAGNLGIPIAVYVLGDASLVAPVLLFQQLLLTPVALTVLDLTAEGGSRRTPWQRVTTPFRNPLVIGSLGGVAVSASGLTPPDALLEPVVLIGNMAVPAVLLAFGISLHGSTPPGRGAERGPVLLAVALKSVVQPLLAWAVAALLFRLDTAEQLNVVVIAALPAAQNIFTYASRYDVAVRLAREAILLSTLLAVPVLTLVAALLG
- a CDS encoding UbiA family prenyltransferase; amino-acid sequence: MALSTDRPAPTRARDGADRPARDGAPEGAWQLARALWGFSRGTQATLSVAQPLLGALLADPDPPPGRLALCLVACVAGYFAVFAANDLIDARLDRERFACLRAYEGFDIDGAGGRHPLAQGRLSLAAGVAWVALLGSVSLVLWALLHWVCAVLLVVAALLEALYCVLARVTEWKFLLTGVLVACGGCLGWFAMTPAVDRPVLWLFCVWLAAWEIGGRNIVNDWADVEEDVHLGVRTVPLRHGPRVSAALTFGSLAVAAVAGAGMLLGVWPAHGLLGPAATCAMLALSGWALIAPGLRLLRAPGPEHAMALFNRASLYPAAALGIVVAALLARHALPA
- a CDS encoding FAD-dependent monooxygenase, whose product is MSGPVVRRLRTQVAIVGAGPAGLVLANLLTRSGVDCVVVERRSRAHVESRSRAGLIEHRTVRALRRHGLADGLLAGGQRHGWCDFVCLGRTVRVDYEALTGGCAHVVYPQQLLVRDLVAALERAGRAPLFGTAVTSPPGTGAGPPRLVCAGERGPVEIRCEHVVGCDGFRGATRGALPPGARVARRRYPYDWLTVLAEVDRPADGVVYGVSAEGFAAMAPRTAHTSRFYLQCPPGDKAAAWPARRVHAELRARLAPVELPRIAGFTETRVLTMHSQVTEPMRFGPLLLAGDAAHVVTPSGAKGMNLAIADAVELADALARHHGGRGDGLAAHGGRAALDGPAVLDGPAVLDGYGARRLPDVWRVQEFSDRLLRLLHLSADEAADPGFGLRLRLAALERLAEGGPHAAAFAHAYVGSGRESGRESGREDEGNAGGALD
- a CDS encoding MurR/RpiR family transcriptional regulator — protein: MASAPKPPRGPGAPSGAPGPPRTFDALADLLRERRAALTRAQRLLADRVLADPEGVAFMTVSELAAAVGVNEATVVRFASGLGLDGFPGLSRLCRERLREQAQLLRRFRALEQLGGEGASSLLDGAAALDRANIARTFARVDEATFGAAAEAMARAPRVHVLGLRKCHAPAYLLGYLLGMVRDDVATLTGASGALTDELRRVREGDCFVALSIHRYAADTVRAAAWARERGARCVALTDNPASPLAASTEHVFYVEAAGPSVLRSLTAFTSLVQALAAEVARMRGADVRSALRAEEELFERFGVYDAEPPSPR
- a CDS encoding pyridoxal phosphate-dependent aminotransferase, with translation MVRHSATLAIDETLRARKAAGQRVLHLGFGEAGLPVPDEVAAALRDAAGRNGYGPVAGSPEARRAAAGWFTRRGLPTSAGQVVLGPGSKPLLYALLATLPGDVVLPSPAWVSYAAQSALAGKRVIGVPVPPEAGGVPEPERLARVLREERPGVLVLTVPDNPTGTVARAEHVRAVCELAERHGLAVIADEIYGELVHDGTPPPVSPAAWLPARTVVTGGLSKSLALGGWRIGFARVPAGPWGEELLAGLTGVASEIWSSAAAPTQAAAAYVFDDPPAVLAHVAAARRLHAAVVRAAHAAFTEAGALCRPPEAGFYLYPDLAPLRAGLAARGVDGSAALAAALLDEHGVGVLPGEAFGDEPGALRFRVATSLLYGETEAERWRALRADDPLGLPWIADALDRLRTALAALTAPPARP
- a CDS encoding SDR family oxidoreductase, producing MTLRCLVTGATGYLGGRLVPELLAAGHTVRCLARTPARLNDRPWADRVEAVRGDVTDPASVRSALEGIEVAYYLVHALGGRGAFEEIDREAAHVFAAAARDAGVRRLVYAGALTPEGVPERELSPHLRSRAEVGHILLDSGVPTAVLRAAVVIGSGSASFEMLRQLGERLPVMVTPRWVRTRVQPVAVRDMLRVLAGSAELPADVNRAFDVGGPDVVTYETMLRRYAVRAGLRRRLIVPVPVLTPGLSSLWVGLVTPLPGRLARPLVESLRHEVVCRERDIERYVPPPPGAPLGLDAALDAALDTTSGPTPDLSRDRARARARERPGERPGSREREREREVESVPGGSRDRAPADAAAGPLPSDPAWAGGSLYTDRRERAVDTSPEALWRVVEGIGGENGWYSSPVAWAVRGWLDSLVGGGGLRRGRRDAARLRVGDALDFWRVEALEPERLLRLRGEMRVPGTAWLELCVDRDDEGRTVYRQRALFHPRGLAGHAYWWAVAPFHAWVFGGMVRTITSTAQAEG